In the genome of Petrotoga olearia DSM 13574, one region contains:
- the hisS gene encoding histidine--tRNA ligase gives MSTYTRIKGTKDIFGEEVKYWEYIENTAKKLFKIYGYKEIRTPLIEKTELFSRGIGQETDIVQKEMYTFDDKKGRSLTLRPEGTASVARAYIENSLITFGSPQKLFYIGPMYRYEKPQAGRYREFYQIGAEIFGTDHPLADAELITFIYDFFNKLKLNNFKIKINSIGTFKSRGKYKEVLKTYYQPLLPNLCEDCQRRFNTNIMRLLDCKIDVEAAKNAPSILDYLDEESRKHFENLQKYLKAYNVPFQVDPKIVRGLDYYTKTALEVEHSDLGEQAVIAGGGRYDDLVEQLDGPKTPGVGFAIGIERVIEALKRENIEVESESEIDVYVSFQGEKGEMAAVTLSKELRKKGINTYLNISKRNLSGQFKHANRLKAKYVVVIGDEEISSDIVTIKNMKNGEQTKIERNWVSEIIMEKLREE, from the coding sequence TTGAGTACTTATACAAGGATAAAAGGTACCAAAGACATTTTTGGAGAAGAAGTTAAGTACTGGGAATACATTGAAAATACCGCAAAGAAACTGTTTAAAATATACGGTTACAAAGAGATAAGAACCCCGTTAATTGAAAAAACCGAACTTTTTAGCAGAGGAATAGGCCAAGAAACAGATATTGTTCAAAAAGAAATGTACACTTTTGATGATAAAAAAGGAAGGTCACTGACCTTAAGGCCTGAAGGAACCGCTTCAGTAGCAAGGGCTTATATAGAAAACTCGCTAATAACGTTTGGATCTCCTCAAAAATTATTTTACATAGGTCCTATGTACAGATATGAAAAACCTCAGGCAGGTCGTTATAGGGAGTTTTATCAAATAGGAGCAGAGATTTTTGGAACAGACCATCCTTTAGCAGATGCAGAATTAATCACATTTATCTACGATTTCTTTAATAAGCTAAAATTGAACAATTTTAAAATTAAAATCAATAGCATTGGTACCTTTAAAAGTAGGGGAAAATACAAAGAAGTATTGAAAACTTATTATCAGCCATTGTTACCCAACCTATGTGAAGATTGTCAAAGACGGTTCAACACGAATATTATGCGGTTATTGGACTGCAAAATTGACGTTGAAGCGGCAAAAAATGCTCCTTCAATCTTAGACTATTTAGACGAAGAAAGTCGCAAACATTTTGAAAACCTTCAAAAATATTTGAAGGCTTACAATGTACCCTTTCAAGTTGATCCAAAGATCGTTAGAGGTTTAGATTATTATACCAAAACGGCCCTTGAAGTAGAACATTCCGATTTGGGTGAGCAAGCTGTCATAGCAGGTGGCGGCAGATACGATGATCTTGTAGAACAACTAGATGGCCCTAAAACTCCAGGGGTTGGTTTTGCGATAGGGATTGAAAGGGTGATAGAAGCTTTAAAAAGAGAGAATATCGAGGTTGAAAGTGAAAGCGAAATAGACGTTTATGTTTCTTTCCAAGGAGAAAAAGGTGAAATGGCGGCGGTTACTTTATCAAAAGAGCTGAGGAAGAAAGGTATAAATACTTATTTAAATATATCAAAAAGGAATTTATCTGGACAATTTAAACATGCCAATAGATTAAAAGCTAAATATGTGGTTGTAATAGGAGATGAAGAGATTTCTAGTGATATAGTGACAATAAAGAATATGAAAAACGGAGAACAGACCAAGATCGAAAGAAATTGGGTATCTGAAATCATTATGGAAAAATTAAGAGAAGAATAA
- a CDS encoding ammonium transporter, with the protein MKRAWKGLLMLSVAFIFPTVLLADSFTMEDVVRSIDTMWTLLAAFLVFFMQAGFALVEAGFTRSKNTVNIIMKNFTDFLVGSILYWLVGFTIMFGLGNAFIGWQGSFEYLGLNIPLNAFLIFQTVFAATAATIVSGTMAERTKFTGYLIYSVFISAFIYPIVGHWIWGGGWLSDMVDFAGSTVVHSVGGWAALMGTMVLGPRTGKYRSDGTPNKIPGHSLVLAALGVFILWFGWFGFNPGSTISGLNLKIADIAMTTNLAAASGGLGALTIGWFIYKKPDVNSTLNGVLAGLVGITAGTASVTNVGAAIIGALSGSLVVLAIEFFDKIHIDDPVGAISVHGVGGAFGTLMVGIFAVDGGLLYGGGVNLFLTQLKGVLAVAGWTLATTYILFKSIDLTIGLRIDSTSEIEGLDFVEHGSVSYPDLTPLKGRSVRVKIDEEGE; encoded by the coding sequence ATGAAAAGAGCTTGGAAGGGTTTGTTGATGTTGTCCGTTGCCTTTATTTTTCCAACCGTCTTACTTGCAGATAGTTTTACTATGGAGGACGTGGTACGCTCCATCGATACTATGTGGACTTTACTCGCAGCGTTTTTAGTGTTTTTTATGCAAGCTGGATTTGCGCTCGTGGAAGCAGGGTTTACAAGATCAAAGAACACGGTAAACATCATCATGAAAAACTTTACGGATTTTTTAGTGGGCTCAATACTTTACTGGCTAGTAGGATTTACTATTATGTTTGGGCTTGGGAATGCTTTCATAGGTTGGCAAGGAAGTTTTGAATATCTGGGATTAAACATTCCGCTTAACGCTTTTTTAATATTCCAGACGGTATTTGCTGCAACCGCTGCAACTATAGTATCGGGAACAATGGCGGAAAGAACTAAATTCACAGGTTATCTGATCTACAGTGTTTTCATCAGTGCATTTATATATCCCATAGTTGGTCATTGGATATGGGGTGGAGGTTGGTTATCAGATATGGTTGATTTTGCAGGTTCCACAGTGGTTCATTCCGTAGGCGGATGGGCTGCACTGATGGGAACAATGGTTTTAGGGCCAAGAACCGGTAAATACAGATCAGATGGAACGCCGAATAAGATTCCAGGACATAGCTTAGTTTTAGCTGCTTTAGGGGTTTTCATACTATGGTTTGGATGGTTTGGTTTTAACCCGGGAAGTACCATTTCAGGTTTAAATCTCAAAATCGCTGATATAGCGATGACTACAAATTTAGCTGCCGCATCAGGAGGGTTGGGGGCGTTGACTATAGGTTGGTTTATTTACAAAAAACCGGACGTCAACTCTACCCTAAATGGTGTTTTAGCTGGATTGGTTGGGATCACCGCCGGCACCGCCAGTGTTACTAACGTGGGAGCTGCTATAATAGGTGCTTTATCCGGTAGTTTAGTTGTTCTAGCTATAGAATTTTTCGACAAAATACATATCGATGATCCCGTTGGAGCGATCTCTGTTCATGGAGTTGGCGGAGCATTCGGTACATTAATGGTTGGAATATTTGCTGTGGACGGTGGATTGCTCTACGGTGGAGGAGTAAACCTGTTTTTAACCCAGCTTAAAGGGGTGTTAGCTGTTGCAGGTTGGACCCTTGCAACTACTTACATCCTTTTTAAAAGTATCGATTTAACAATAGGTTTAAGGATTGATTCTACTAGTGAAATAGAGGGCTTAGATTTTGTAGAGCATGGATCTGTCAGTTATCCTGATTTAACTCCGCTTAAAGGTCGAAGCGTGAGAGTAAAAATTGATGAGGAGGGTGAATAA
- a CDS encoding P-II family nitrogen regulator — MGYKKIECFIRPEKFEEVIVGLEKVGIEGINVDKIYGYGSQKGEEKEVENYKQKKEYEVKFKEKVKLEIVTEESKVEKIIETIKTHAQTGKIGDGKIYITPVEESIKIRTT; from the coding sequence ATGGGATACAAAAAAATTGAATGCTTTATCAGGCCAGAAAAATTTGAGGAAGTCATTGTAGGATTAGAAAAAGTAGGTATCGAGGGCATTAATGTTGATAAGATCTATGGATATGGTAGTCAAAAAGGTGAGGAAAAAGAGGTAGAAAATTACAAACAGAAAAAAGAATATGAAGTAAAATTCAAGGAAAAGGTCAAGTTAGAAATAGTTACCGAAGAAAGTAAAGTTGAAAAAATTATAGAAACTATAAAAACACACGCGCAAACAGGTAAGATAGGTGATGGAAAGATTTATATTACACCGGTAGAAGAAAGTATAAAAATACGAACCACTTAA
- a CDS encoding polysaccharide biosynthesis protein: MKHLTKRSFRLMIIDYILFFLAYIVAMFIRFQFDFVEMRKYISPIFFFPLIMVIVFYYSGIYRYIWRFATLNELRPVFNSGFIGFLINFFVFEFVRRYISNIFTLPFSVAATASVVGVVFVSASRIYWFSRHSRNYKKQISGIKNILIIGAGDAGTELLGEYERHPEEGSVVGFLDDDPEKIGRNIRGYPVLGKINQVMDFLDKYNVEEVIIAIPSASSDQIKKIIDYVDTSKVRLKTLPGILEILDNKLSLGFLREVDISDLLGRKEVSVDLKEIKDYIKGKKILVTGAGGSIGSEICRQVMPMGPKALFLLGKGENSIFEISNELKDKFSDAFIEELIADVSDENRMRYLFSKYGFDVVFHAAAHKHVPLMQKNPTEAFKINTIGTYTVAKLSGEYNAERFVFISTDKAIKPTSIMGASKRLGEIIVKTLSNFYQTKYGIVRFGNVLGSRGSVIPIFKEQIQKGGPVTVTHPNMKRYFMTIPEAVSLVLQCGQFAQKAEIFVLEMGEPVNIDRLARDLIRLSGYIPDQDIKIVYTGIRPGEKLYEEIFLEDEDYEKTRNKRIFISKSNNHEINKEKLNELIDQINIMIKNNDYNSAIEIIKDYIPDSNISKISEGTLTTTTIKQGGKKL; encoded by the coding sequence ATGAAACATTTGACTAAAAGATCTTTTAGATTGATGATAATAGACTATATTTTGTTTTTCCTTGCATACATTGTTGCGATGTTCATAAGGTTTCAGTTTGACTTTGTGGAGATGAGAAAGTACATCTCCCCCATTTTTTTCTTTCCCTTGATTATGGTAATTGTTTTTTATTACTCTGGAATATATAGATACATTTGGAGATTTGCCACTCTTAACGAATTAAGGCCTGTATTTAATAGTGGTTTCATAGGTTTTCTTATCAACTTTTTTGTTTTTGAGTTTGTAAGAAGATATATAAGCAATATTTTCACTCTTCCTTTCAGTGTGGCAGCAACCGCATCTGTAGTTGGAGTAGTCTTTGTTTCAGCTAGTAGGATATATTGGTTTTCAAGACACTCTCGAAATTATAAAAAACAGATAAGTGGAATTAAAAATATCCTTATAATTGGAGCGGGGGATGCAGGAACTGAATTGTTGGGGGAGTACGAGAGGCATCCAGAAGAGGGATCGGTTGTAGGCTTTTTAGATGATGATCCAGAAAAGATAGGAAGAAACATTCGAGGCTATCCTGTACTGGGGAAAATAAATCAAGTTATGGATTTTTTAGATAAATATAACGTTGAAGAGGTTATAATAGCTATTCCCAGTGCTTCATCTGATCAGATAAAAAAAATCATAGATTATGTTGATACATCAAAGGTTAGGCTGAAAACTTTGCCAGGAATCTTGGAAATTTTAGATAACAAGTTATCACTTGGTTTTCTACGAGAAGTTGATATTTCCGATTTACTTGGTAGAAAGGAAGTTAGTGTTGATTTAAAAGAGATCAAAGATTACATAAAAGGCAAAAAGATACTGGTTACTGGTGCAGGAGGGAGCATAGGTTCTGAAATATGCAGACAAGTTATGCCAATGGGACCCAAAGCTCTTTTCTTACTAGGAAAAGGTGAAAACAGTATTTTTGAAATATCAAATGAATTGAAAGACAAGTTCTCAGATGCGTTTATAGAAGAACTTATCGCGGATGTGTCTGATGAAAATAGAATGAGGTATTTATTTTCAAAATATGGATTTGATGTTGTTTTTCATGCCGCTGCTCATAAACATGTTCCCCTCATGCAAAAAAACCCAACAGAGGCCTTTAAGATCAACACGATTGGAACTTACACCGTAGCAAAACTCTCTGGAGAATATAATGCAGAAAGATTTGTATTTATCTCCACGGATAAAGCCATCAAACCAACATCCATAATGGGTGCTTCAAAGAGACTTGGGGAAATTATAGTAAAGACATTGTCCAACTTTTATCAAACAAAGTATGGAATTGTAAGGTTCGGAAACGTTTTAGGAAGTAGAGGTAGTGTGATTCCAATTTTCAAAGAACAGATACAAAAGGGTGGTCCCGTTACGGTCACACATCCAAATATGAAAAGGTATTTCATGACTATTCCTGAAGCTGTCTCTTTAGTATTACAATGTGGACAGTTTGCTCAAAAGGCTGAAATATTTGTTTTAGAAATGGGTGAACCTGTCAATATTGATCGCTTAGCAAGGGACTTGATCAGACTTTCCGGGTACATCCCTGATCAAGATATCAAAATAGTTTACACAGGCATCAGGCCTGGTGAGAAATTATACGAAGAAATATTCTTGGAAGATGAAGATTACGAGAAAACGAGAAACAAACGAATCTTTATTTCAAAATCCAACAATCACGAAATAAATAAAGAGAAACTAAATGAATTGATAGACCAAATAAATATTATGATAAAAAATAATGATTACAACAGTGCTATTGAGATAATAAAAGATTACATTCCAGATTCAAATATTTCAAAGATTAGCGAAGGGACGCTAACAACTACAACAATCAAACAAGGAGGCAAAAAGCTATGA
- a CDS encoding alpha-amylase family glycosyl hydrolase has translation MDDKIKIITELWNKLYPDNNKLETLLDFLKSKKDSFAYIPKDKFWYKKGLVYSTYVDLFAGDFDKMKEKLDYLSNLGVTILWLLPILQSPMKDQGFDISDFYNVRDELGGNESFFEFINLAHEKGIKILFDVAINHTSDEHPWFQEAKRSKDSKYRDYYIWSDTDKKYSQARLLFKGMVNSNWTYNPETSDYYFHRFYEIQPDLNYRNPDVLIEMIKIFTFWKEHGVDGFRMDAAPFLWKEEGTNCENLIQTHWILKIFRAALDYLKEGTALIAEANQPPKDVVAYFGNSDECQVAYHFPVMPKIFLAIAEGNPNYIIDTLSEKITPSIPEDCQWFVFLRCHDELTLEFVDPEERAKMLKYYLLDERWNFREGEGIAGRLYNQMGKDYKKVLLAYSILFSLDGTPINYYGDEIGMENNEEFYKKMTEKIGYKDSRFFNRGPFDEEKRKEALNNQESDSYKIFHGIKKMLDLKQANEDLFSEKSTYENIDGVFKVTRKKGNKSIVIYNNLTAESKSLDNITLQPHEYFWKIS, from the coding sequence ATGGACGATAAAATAAAGATAATAACAGAACTTTGGAACAAACTGTATCCTGATAACAATAAATTGGAAACGCTCTTAGACTTTTTAAAATCAAAAAAAGATTCTTTCGCCTATATACCAAAAGATAAATTTTGGTATAAAAAAGGTTTGGTCTATTCTACTTATGTGGATCTGTTCGCTGGTGATTTTGACAAAATGAAAGAAAAATTAGATTATTTGAGTAATTTAGGTGTAACTATCTTATGGCTTCTTCCTATTTTACAGTCTCCAATGAAAGACCAAGGATTCGATATTTCTGATTTTTACAATGTTCGAGATGAATTAGGCGGTAATGAAAGTTTTTTTGAGTTCATTAATCTTGCCCACGAAAAAGGCATAAAGATCCTTTTTGATGTTGCAATAAACCATACTTCTGATGAACATCCATGGTTTCAAGAGGCTAAAAGATCAAAAGATTCTAAGTATAGAGATTATTATATATGGAGTGACACCGATAAAAAATACTCTCAAGCCCGACTGCTTTTTAAAGGAATGGTAAACAGCAACTGGACTTACAACCCTGAAACAAGTGACTATTATTTTCATAGATTTTACGAAATACAACCGGATTTAAACTACAGAAATCCTGACGTGCTGATAGAGATGATCAAAATTTTCACCTTCTGGAAAGAACATGGTGTTGACGGTTTTCGGATGGATGCAGCACCATTTTTATGGAAAGAAGAAGGTACTAACTGTGAAAATTTAATTCAAACTCACTGGATTTTAAAAATCTTCAGAGCAGCTTTGGATTACCTAAAAGAAGGAACAGCATTGATCGCAGAAGCTAATCAACCTCCTAAAGACGTTGTTGCATACTTTGGTAATTCTGACGAATGCCAAGTTGCGTACCATTTTCCGGTTATGCCAAAAATTTTTTTAGCCATAGCTGAAGGTAATCCAAACTATATAATAGATACCCTTTCTGAAAAAATTACTCCGTCCATTCCTGAAGATTGTCAATGGTTCGTTTTTCTAAGATGTCATGATGAATTAACCTTAGAATTCGTCGACCCAGAAGAAAGGGCAAAGATGTTGAAATATTATCTGCTCGATGAAAGATGGAACTTTAGAGAAGGAGAAGGCATCGCAGGAAGATTGTACAACCAAATGGGTAAGGATTATAAAAAAGTGCTTTTAGCTTATTCAATTTTGTTTTCTTTGGATGGAACACCGATAAATTATTATGGTGATGAAATAGGAATGGAAAATAACGAAGAATTTTATAAAAAAATGACTGAAAAAATAGGCTACAAAGATTCAAGATTTTTCAACAGGGGACCTTTCGATGAAGAGAAAAGAAAAGAAGCTCTGAACAACCAAGAGAGCGATAGTTATAAGATTTTTCATGGAATAAAAAAGATGCTTGATTTGAAACAAGCCAACGAAGATCTGTTTTCAGAAAAATCTACGTATGAAAATATAGATGGTGTATTTAAAGTTACAAGAAAAAAAGGAAATAAAAGTATTGTTATCTATAACAACTTGACCGCTGAAAGCAAATCATTAGATAATATCACTTTGCAACCCCATGAATATTTTTGGAAAATAAGTTAA
- a CDS encoding inositol monophosphatase family protein, protein MTKNDFIEIKRIVSDAGEKLKMWSTENFHVNSKKSRTDLVTDVDYQIQEYLIQEINKSFPNSSFLAEESGLTKTPDKNEYWVIDPIDGTVNFSRGLPEHCISVAYVEHQEPTIGIIYSPFMNLFYSATKNNGAYLNDKRLRPHWAKNFEDAMISLGNERGKTYKYFKALEEKVMRIRLFGTAALQIAYVASGFLDAFISIRSHPWDVAAGHLILKEAGGEIVDIDGKNVNIFQSDALYCNPYITQDLINNLKNIQKFQ, encoded by the coding sequence TTGACAAAAAATGATTTCATTGAAATAAAAAGGATAGTCTCTGATGCCGGTGAAAAATTAAAAATGTGGAGTACCGAGAATTTTCATGTTAATTCAAAAAAATCTCGAACCGATCTTGTAACCGATGTGGATTATCAAATACAGGAATACCTAATACAAGAGATAAATAAAAGCTTCCCAAATTCATCATTTTTAGCAGAAGAATCAGGGTTAACTAAAACTCCTGATAAAAACGAATATTGGGTTATAGACCCTATAGACGGTACGGTTAATTTTTCAAGGGGATTACCAGAACATTGTATCTCGGTTGCCTATGTTGAACATCAAGAACCAACAATAGGGATTATCTATTCACCTTTCATGAACCTTTTTTACTCAGCCACAAAAAACAATGGCGCTTATTTAAATGATAAAAGATTGAGACCTCACTGGGCTAAAAATTTTGAAGATGCTATGATTTCCCTTGGAAATGAGAGAGGGAAAACATATAAATATTTTAAAGCATTGGAAGAAAAAGTTATGAGGATTAGACTGTTTGGTACCGCCGCCTTGCAGATCGCTTATGTGGCGTCGGGTTTTTTGGATGCCTTCATATCTATAAGATCTCATCCGTGGGATGTAGCAGCGGGACATTTAATATTAAAAGAAGCCGGCGGTGAAATTGTAGATATCGATGGAAAAAATGTAAATATTTTTCAGTCGGACGCTCTTTACTGCAACCCTTATATTACTCAAGATCTGATAAATAATTTAAAAAATATTCAAAAATTTCAATGA
- a CDS encoding glucose-1-phosphate thymidylyltransferase, with amino-acid sequence MKALILCAGKGTRLRPLTFTNAKPLIPIANKPTIMYSLEKIRDAGVTEIGLVVNSENIEDFKKVLGDGSQLGIKLSYIIQDHPKGLAHAVKVSKDFLDNDDFIMYLGDNLVNFDLKNFIDQFKQGNYESFILLTSVDNPSQFGIAVMEDSKVTKVVEKPKDAPSNLAIIGVYIFTPKVFEAIQNIQPSWRGELEITDAIQWLIDNSKNVGAHIVEGWWKDTGKPEDLIEANRTILSTLKERKIEGEIRSDSSVQGMVHMGKNTKIMNSIIRGPVIIGEDVTISNAYIGPYTSIGDSAYINSSEIENSIILSYANISNVYIRIESSIIGENSKIYSTERKPYSLKLVIGDYSNIQIPK; translated from the coding sequence ATGAAAGCATTAATACTCTGTGCAGGGAAAGGAACAAGACTTCGACCACTAACCTTCACAAACGCTAAACCATTGATACCGATAGCTAACAAACCAACCATTATGTATAGCTTAGAAAAAATAAGGGACGCTGGGGTTACAGAGATTGGTTTGGTAGTAAATTCAGAAAATATAGAAGACTTTAAAAAAGTCTTAGGTGACGGAAGTCAATTAGGTATAAAATTATCGTATATTATACAAGATCATCCAAAAGGTTTGGCTCATGCGGTAAAAGTTTCAAAAGACTTCCTTGATAATGATGACTTTATAATGTATCTAGGGGATAACTTGGTAAATTTTGATCTTAAAAATTTTATAGACCAGTTTAAACAAGGAAATTATGAATCTTTTATACTTTTGACTTCCGTTGATAACCCTTCACAATTTGGAATAGCGGTGATGGAAGATTCTAAAGTAACAAAGGTTGTCGAAAAACCAAAAGATGCTCCATCGAATCTCGCAATAATTGGGGTTTACATATTCACTCCGAAGGTTTTTGAGGCAATTCAAAATATTCAACCTTCGTGGAGAGGGGAACTTGAAATCACCGATGCTATCCAATGGTTAATAGATAATTCAAAAAACGTTGGAGCTCACATTGTTGAGGGTTGGTGGAAAGATACAGGAAAACCTGAAGATTTGATCGAGGCAAATAGAACGATTCTTAGTACTTTAAAAGAACGAAAAATAGAAGGAGAAATAAGATCAGATTCCTCAGTTCAAGGAATGGTACATATGGGGAAAAATACGAAGATAATGAATTCTATTATCAGAGGACCTGTAATAATCGGAGAAGACGTTACAATAAGTAATGCGTACATAGGGCCATACACAAGCATAGGTGACAGTGCTTATATAAACTCTTCAGAGATTGAAAATAGTATAATCTTAAGTTATGCAAATATTTCAAATGTGTATATAAGGATAGAATCGTCTATTATAGGAGAAAATTCAAAGATTTATTCAACAGAAAGGAAACCATATTCACTAAAATTAGTTATAGGTGATTATAGCAATATACAAATACCAAAATGA
- a CDS encoding DegT/DnrJ/EryC1/StrS family aminotransferase, producing the protein MFVPLSGADITDFEKKTIMDVLNSERLALGPYLEKFQEIIKEYADTKYALAVNSGTSALHLILKALDFQQNQKMIVTPFTFISSANVALFEKGIPVFVDIDPHTYNLSIKNLKEFIGKDYRDEVTTFMGVDIFGVPLEWDEILKILPDKIKIIEDSCEALGGEYKGRKLGTFGKAGTYAFYPNKQITTGEGGVIVTDDEEIFELCKSMSNQGRGKSGEWLVSERLGYNYRMDEMSAALGFAQMKRIEEISSKRKEKAMNYFDLFKSEERVVLPFIPQEVTSQSWFVFVLRLNLDWVSELIHIPTWVRNFDLPMKIEGEQNRKEWKELVNKIRKVLRTFLKKLGEKGVESKNYFYPVHLQPFYRKMFGYEEGDYPVTELISSLTFAIPFFSNISLEEQNYVYQIITDSLTEMKNETFD; encoded by the coding sequence ATGTTTGTCCCATTATCAGGTGCAGATATTACTGACTTTGAAAAAAAAACTATTATGGATGTTTTAAATTCTGAAAGACTTGCTCTGGGACCTTACTTAGAAAAATTCCAAGAAATAATAAAAGAGTACGCTGATACAAAATATGCTCTTGCTGTGAATAGTGGGACATCAGCCTTACATTTGATTTTAAAGGCTTTGGATTTTCAACAAAATCAAAAAATGATCGTAACGCCTTTCACTTTTATTTCTTCGGCTAATGTAGCTTTGTTTGAGAAAGGAATACCGGTCTTTGTTGACATAGATCCTCATACTTACAACTTATCTATCAAAAATTTAAAAGAATTCATAGGCAAAGATTACAGAGATGAGGTTACAACTTTTATGGGTGTAGATATTTTTGGAGTTCCCTTAGAGTGGGATGAGATACTTAAGATTCTTCCAGATAAAATAAAAATAATTGAAGATTCTTGTGAAGCACTAGGAGGAGAATATAAGGGGCGTAAATTAGGAACTTTTGGAAAAGCTGGTACATATGCTTTTTATCCAAATAAGCAGATAACTACCGGTGAAGGCGGAGTTATAGTTACTGATGATGAAGAAATATTTGAGTTATGTAAGTCCATGTCTAACCAAGGTAGAGGCAAAAGCGGTGAATGGCTAGTAAGCGAGAGACTCGGATACAATTACCGCATGGATGAGATGTCTGCCGCACTTGGTTTTGCTCAAATGAAACGGATAGAAGAAATAAGTTCTAAAAGAAAAGAGAAAGCTATGAATTATTTTGATTTGTTTAAAAGTGAAGAAAGAGTAGTTTTACCTTTCATTCCGCAAGAAGTTACTTCTCAAAGTTGGTTTGTATTCGTTTTGAGATTGAACTTAGATTGGGTATCAGAGTTAATTCATATACCTACATGGGTTAGAAATTTTGATCTACCTATGAAAATTGAAGGGGAACAAAATAGAAAAGAATGGAAAGAATTAGTAAATAAGATAAGAAAAGTCTTACGAACCTTCTTAAAAAAATTGGGTGAAAAGGGTGTTGAATCTAAAAATTACTTTTATCCTGTCCACTTACAACCTTTTTATAGAAAAATGTTTGGTTATGAAGAAGGAGATTACCCAGTCACAGAGCTCATCTCATCTTTAACTTTTGCGATCCCATTTTTCTCCAATATCAGTCTTGAAGAACAGAATTATGTATATCAAATAATAACAGATAGCTTAACGGAGATGAAAAATGAAACATTTGACTAA